GATTACAATGCAAATTCTCTGATGGAGAATCAAATTTATCAAGACTACAAATCGCAGGATCATCAATCAGATTACTCCAACAAGTTACAATTTCAAACCATATACCAGAAGGAAATCCTTTTCGCATTGCCAaccaaaggaaaattttgatataaggTGTGGCATGAATAACAGAGATAGCGACTTCAATCAGTATACATATAAGGCTGATGGTTGTGTTCACAATGCTAAAGAAGGAATAGAAAATAGAGGTCGGTAAGAGAAGTAAGAGTGGTGTAAATAGAAGAGATCCAACAACATGTTGCTTCATGGTGTAGTCATAGCTATCTAATCTCTGATGAAGAGGATTCCATGAATAGCTTGAAACAGGGAAAGAAAATATATGATCTCCGAAATAAGACATGATATTATCAATGAAGTaaggaaaatgatattttacgcCTTAAAGTTCTATCTTGCAAAGAATATTGAATCCAGCAAAGTGCACAAGCTGATCTATTTTAGAGAATCTCATCAACCAAATAAAGAGGAATTCTTCTTAACTGtcaacaaaaaccaaacctATTTAGCATAGGAAGTCTcccaaaacttaaaattatttcCTTCAAAAGTAACACTTAACTTTCTAAGATATAAGAATATCGTTCTTCCATTAAGAACATTGTGGCTTTAGACCTAACTTTAGGTGCAAATCTATAATCTTCATCAAAGATTGAAGCCCCGTATTAATTAGCATTTAAAACCTGATGTACAAATAAAAAGTATACTTCAGAAACCTCATCTTACCTCGGGCCATTATCTTGAAGGAAGATTGGCCAATACAAGATCTGATAGCAGTGGATTCGAATACTTATCCACGTAGACCTGAATATCTTTGCTGATTTAATACATATCCACGACTGTGATCCAAAACTCAAAAGGATATGGAGAAGCTGAAGAATGAAGTAGAATAAAGTTGATAATGAAGCCATGGACATTGCAAATAGTTGCCAACTGAAGGTTAGAAACCTAAAAGCCAAAACATAGGCCATCAAATATTGCAGACCAAGTGGGAGGGAAGAAGGAAGGTGGGATGCAAGATTAGAGTCTTCAAGAGAAATACATGCAAACAATAAAAAGCCGAAGAAAGGGCCTCCTAGGGAATGaagttaaaagggaaaaaagtagtagggtttctttttcttttagcgGGTTATATAGCTCAGTCTCTGGAATGATGCTTCTCAGGAATGACCACTACTAAATATGGAAGCacaaaacataattttattacatatttgctcaaaacttcaatgatcaatcaATAACAGAATCTATAGTTTTTgttaacccaaaaaaacaaagatgaTTCTTGAGAATCTTAacatataaaaaggaaaaaaaaaaatcctttctaAAGTGCTTGGCCTGCTAATTGAGCTCACATTATACCTAACTATCAAAGCTAATGTATTAGAACCCTAGTGGTTTATTGGCCCTAACTATTATCAGAACTAAGGAaccagaaacaaaagaaaacaccaTGTTTGTGCTCTAGTGCCATTATAGGGTTACCAGCCACCCCCCCTGAATCTGTCTTGTGCCTCTGCTGCCTTCTCCTCTTTCATCTTCTGCACAATTTCAAGTATCTTGGGGTTAAAGAAACGGTCACGAACGTACTTCCTCTCCTCAGCTTGAATTTCTTTGATAGCACTAGGATATGGGTTAGGAGGAGGTTTCTTCCCTTGAAGACGTGCAATCTGCTTCAAGCGAGAATATgcctttttctttgcttttttctcTGCTCGATATTCCATCTAGACACCAAGAAACaacagcaattaaaaaaaatttcaccgccgcggggggggggggggggtgtgtgggGTGCAGGAGGGGAATAGAAACAGAGGAAGAACAAAGTGCACCAGTTTTTCTGAATTTATGAGTCAGGAATACATACATCAGCTACAGCCATTGCTTCTTCCTCACTAACTCCCTGCTCCTTCAGGTCAAGCACCCGCAAACCAAATATACGAGCTGGAGGGGGATCGAAACCACAGATCCTGTAGAAACACAAAGCCTAAGTGAATTAATGTTTGACTTCCATTCATGAGTCCAGAAACCAATTTTAATGTTGCTATAGAGATCATGAAAAGACCCCTAATCATAAGATAATTGTAGACTTGAAAACAAGGCCTATATGCAAATTACTTGATACTCAGCAAGTTAATACAGGAAATAGGCTCACTTATTATCAAGATTCAGTCTGAAAACTTAGCAAATATTAGAATCCAAAGAAGGTGGAATGAATTCAAATTCAATATGAAAGGAACTAACAAAAATTACTAGAAAGaagacaataaaaataatgagtCACTTGCAGCTTGTAAAAAAGAATTATTCTACAACCATCAATGCTGCAGTGAGCAAAGTGTTGGGTGCATGGCACCAAAACTTCCAGCCCACACTGgattaaatgcaaaaatttttggATAGTGACCAAGTGAGCAAcgtgacctttttttttttttttttgtgatttggaGTTCTTATTTTCCTAGGAGAAGTACTAGGCAGCTAGGGTTATTAACTTATGCATATAAAAGAGATTTGTATATGTATTGTGATGTGTGCGTGCTGCTGAAAGTCATAGAGAGCAGGTTgcgtgaaaaagaaaaagaagaggggTGCTGCATAGAGTGAGTAGCCAAGTGTGTGATGCATCAAGCgcagtgaagaaagaaaaattgtgtGAGTGAGAGCAAAGAAAACAAGGAGATTTCCTTTAGCCATGAGACATACACAATGGAAGATAAATTGAAGTTTTCTCTAGGGAgaggttttttgggttttacaaCCAAGGAAAGTTGTTATATTCAAGTGAGTGAAGATCTCATGTGAGCTCACATAAATTCCTAGACATAGATATAATTGTAATTTGGTGTGGATCTCAAGTTAGACATAAACTTGAGAGgatattacctatcaaaaaagatAGTGAAATTGCTGCAACTTTATGGATGTAGCCGAACCACGTAAAATTTGTGTCTGTGATTGTTTCTTTTGtgtaatttctttctctatttttggcaTCTCATCTCACAAGTTCTAAGAATTAGGGTAAATTCCTAACACAAAGTCACAAAGAAAGGAAGACTGGAATAAATAGTTAGGTATCCAAAGCAGGAATAAAAGCAATGAACAGTTCTTCATCAGAACTGTGAGTCAACACTGAATTCAAAAGAATTTCCATCTTTCAAAATCAAGCAACTAGTCTACTTATGCGTTTTCAGAATATAACTTGTGCAGGCATGCAATCACAAACCCCTGAACAGCAAAGAAAAGTAAGGTCAGCAACATGCAGGATACATCTCAATCACACAGATACCCAGTTCATGCAGTATTAAAATGTTAGCAAACATTCAAGGTTGCCGACCAATAGAACTAATGTGCAGAACAAACTCAGAacattttgttcctttttttttgctgttgttgttgttcacATATAAAAATTTGAGCCATCAATTTTCTTCAATAACATACTGCTAGCTAGCACCataagaaaaccaaatttataacaaaatagatATGTTACAAGAATATCATAATAACTTAACCGAGAAAATAGAAAGCAAACACTGCAAAGGAAAAATAGACATATAGAAGCAACGTAGTACTTGATGGCATCTTCATGTTTTGAATCCGGATGTTTCTGAAAgaacttttttatataaacatCCTCTGGGAGACTGATCCTCTTCACTTTCCCATCAGCACGAGGAAATGTTGCAGGTGGTGCACTGCACATAAGTTAGCAACATAatcaaaatgctattttcatCAGTAATTTACACAAGCACCCAGTGGGTCTTGAACCTATGATCTCATTGCCACCTTCCTCTTGCAAGGGaaggaggtgccatttgagctagagcccACTGGCACAACATATTCAAAGCATTAACATTTATGAATAAGAGCTTAAACAGATTCTTAATATGGGCATCACAGGCATCGAAATcataattttgataataatagATTAAGAATGCTGGAATTGAATGTATTCATTTGAAGAAAAGTTCACACTTATGACATACTTTATTCACAACTATATTTCTTTTGCGGTGAACCAAATTGCTCTTCATTACCGGACTAGGACATCCattggtttttggtataagCAGAGTTCAAACCCTGGTCTCAAAAACATGCTTTATTCACAACTATATTTCTTTTGCGGTGAACCAAATTGCTCTTCATTACCGGACTAGGACATCCattggtttttggtataagCAGAGTTCAAACCCTGGTCCCTTATTTGAGGGCAAAGGACTTTACAAATTGAGCTAACTAgtctattataatttatactATTCAACCCATTTGTTCTTAACTAATTTAACAAGTaatttaactcaaaaaaaaaaaaaaaaatccaataccAAAGAAATAATGAACAGACTTGACAAATCAATTtagaaattgcaaaaattgaaattagaaTCAAGCAGAATTGAGACCATAACAAATTAAGCCTATTCTCTTAAACCCCACcacattttcaacaaaataatgatGATTAAGTAATACCCAGAAGCGAAATGGGATTACAAACAGCACATATATACtgaatcatatatataaaaaaaataataataaaatgaaactaCAATTTGAGAAAACCCAGATAAAGGTAAaactaataagttattgaatgcaatagagagagagatagagagagagagagagagagagagagagagaggcaaaacTGTTCCATGGCTTTGAGCCAGATAGGCTCGGACTTGGCCAAGCCCTTGACGAGCTTTCTGGTACGAGTAAGCAAATCTCCTTTGAGGAACGACATGGCCTTGCTGATCTCTGTCTTCCTGGTATTGTGCACTACTTCGGttttttatgtttgtgttttttgggaCTGAGAAATTTATATATGGGCTGGACTCAGGTGACAAGTTCAAAAACATGTATGGGCTGCACTCAAAATCAACaagattgtgtttttttttttttttttgggattttattaaaaaataactataaaacccAATCTATATTATTAGTTAGGCAATGTTTCAAACATATTTGATTTCTAACAATTCGAGTTCTCTGCACTCGATTTTACCTAGTGAATTTGCACTTAGAAATCGAGTGTTTAATAGTCGATTTCCATACTAACTTGGAAATTGAGTGTCTCACACTCGACTTTCTCATAGCAAAATCGACTCCTTTAGACTCGATTTGTTAGAAATGAAACTTGTTTCAAACCTTGCctaactaataatatagtttgggttttatagttattttttaataaaatcctttttttttttggttaaacgtTTAGCGAAAGTACCATTTTCGTCTTTACATTTTTACCATATTCCCACTTTGGTCtctactttttcctttttgccatttttagtccttattttgaaaaacacatTCCGTTGTAGTCCCTACCATCATCTCTTTAACGAAAATATCTTACGTAGTTAACGAATTGCATTGTTGGCATTCAGAACGCCGTatgtggccattaaaataataaaaaaaatattttaattaacataaaaaagTCCATGgcaacatttaaataaataaataaacacaacagaaaaaaaaataacaaaattctcaaattctactttaaaaaaaaaaaagaagataattaagtaaatttttatattcctctcattcatttttttggaagaacatcatcatgttctttgtgttcaTCCCCAAAACATGATTCATATTTTTAGCAAATTAAACCttattttcttcccttttctttgtctttcttttcttttcttttcatgtattttcttggcaaccaaacccgaaaaaaatctcattcacaaacccagaaaattttCACACACTCAAAAAACTTCAAACCCCAAAACTACCTTATCAAAACGGTTCACTGCCtcctaaaatattcttaaatcttcttctctctctcttccaaaacttTCACAACTTTTTCTAAGTTCATGGCCAACCTCCTCTGCTCATCGTTACTGCCGCCACCGCCACAACTGACGGtggttctttcttttctttctctgacCGACCCACTCTTTCTATCTCACAATTCGCTCAAACTTAGACCCAAATGGCTCaaactctctctatctcttgattctctctcttatgAATCGTTGTCTCTATATCCCAGATCAGTaagtctctctctttcctctctttaTCTCTTAGCTCGGTGGTGTATGttgatttatgggtttgtggTGTATGTTGATCTGGGTTTGTGGTGTGTGTTATATTTCGATTTgggtttggggggggggggaattgcAAACTAACCCCATTTCtcaaacaatttcgttagttagcaacgtttccaaactatttaggaaactagcatctcaagtCTTCAAGGCTCGAGATCACTGTAGCAAATCGAGTTCgttgtggaactcgagtctataagacttgAGTTTCTTTAAACCATTTCCCACCGTAGACCAACTCAGAGAACATAACACAAAAAACGAATTGGAATACACAACCCAGAAAACGAACTAG
The DNA window shown above is from Quercus lobata isolate SW786 chromosome 7, ValleyOak3.0 Primary Assembly, whole genome shotgun sequence and carries:
- the LOC115954005 gene encoding uncharacterized protein LOC115954005; protein product: MSFLKGDLLTRTRKLVKGLAKSEPIWLKAMEHAPPATFPRADGKVKRISLPEDVYIKKFFQKHPDSKHEDAIKICGFDPPPARIFGLRVLDLKEQGVSEEEAMAVADMEYRAEKKAKKKAYSRLKQIARLQGKKPPPNPYPSAIKEIQAEERKYVRDRFFNPKILEIVQKMKEEKAAEAQDRFRGGGW